The Jaculus jaculus isolate mJacJac1 chromosome 3, mJacJac1.mat.Y.cur, whole genome shotgun sequence genome includes the window CCCACTCTCCTTGCCTCCATCCTTAGCCCTTCCAGCTATCTCAGAAAGTCCAAGAGGATTTCAGGTCACATTTCCTTCTGAAAGAAATGCAACTTGTACATTTATTATCTCTGGCTATAAGCAAACGTGAGTATGCActtcattaattttaaaatgtaagcaaCCTGAATTTTTTAGGGAACTCAAGTTAATATTTTTTCCTCCTCACATGACTTTTAGGCAAAGATCCTATTGAAACTTCAAAGCATACTTACATTattgtcttttcttccttcctttcttccttccttccttccttccttccttccttccttccttccttccttccttccttcctttctttctttctttctttctttttttttgagatagggtctagctctagcccaggctgacctggaattcactatgtagttttaggctggcttagaatcatggtaatcctcctacctctaccttttgagtgctgggattgaaggcatgttccACTCTGCCCAGCTTTTAGACTTTTGTATATGCCTGTCATATATACTCACCATTAAATAAAAATTCCTCCagacattttccttctcttgtaCTCTCCTTCCCATTCTCTGTTGGGATTGCCCTCCTATCTTCTTTCCTGTCTCCATTCGTTCTCAGGCTTGTTCAGTAATTTTACAAGCGGGTTTCATAAGATACACTCTGCACTTGATCCAATCATGGAACATTCCCTCTACTTTTGGCTTTTCCTAACTTCTTTATATGCAAGGAGACTCACTCTTGCACAGTCATTCAAGGTGTAAGGCAGATGGTAGGTTATTTCTGTTGCTTtgtagtcaactctttccaaaaacaTGTGAGTAAGGGGTGGGAGAAggcaaataaaagcaaaataaagtgatccttatgaaaatgtcataataatgACCACTATTTTTTATGTTAATTGCAAAAACAATGTAAGTTGAGGAGGAAATATATGTGTTATCCAGttacataaataatgaaatacagtGTACTGGTTAAATGGCCCCCAGAACCAAGTGCTTCCTTCCCAATGATCTCATTCATCAAAGACCCTGGCACTTGGCTCACAGCATAGAGAATATGTATCGAACACTCTGGTTGCTGCTTAGTTCCTTGACTTCATTTCAAATGTACTTCTATTATTCCTTTTCAGCCAAACATTCCCTTTGAACCTCATAATAACAAAACtattcttggctggagagatagtttagcagttaaggcatttgcctataaagccaaaagagccggttcaattcccctggacccacataagccagatgcacaaggtggcactggcatctggagttcatttgcagtgactgcaggtcctggcatgccgttctctctctctcttactctcgcttgctttctctctctctctctctgcctctttctcactctctcaaagaaataaacaaaaaatttaaaaaaaaaaaactattctacTTCTGACACATTAATTTCAAGAATCCCACTCTAACCAAAATCTTCTAtgttttcagctttcagttcATTATTCTTTACAACTATTCTGAAAATTCACTGAAGACTCCAGTCCCTACAATCCCTGCCCATCATCTCTCATTATCATTCACCTATCTAGTCACTCAGTTTCTTACCAACAGCCTcagtgcttttgtttgtttgtttacatttcTTCCCACTGCATATGTACTCCCCAGCACTATCAGGTATCACAGCCTTCCACAAAGCCAACCTGAAACAGTCTGTGCATATGATTTTGTTTGGAGAAATGACATTTTCATTCTGAGAAAGTGACACAAATAGAGCCAGTGCGTTTGTACGTGAAATACTTTGTTTTGAGGTCTAATCTAATCCCTGCCACTCATTCTTTGACTCTGTGGACCCCTTTAGTGTTTCTAGTACAATCCATCCCTATTTGATTACTGATAACTGGGGTGCTATCAAAGAAACCTTAATACTCCCCTTCTTATCAAAGTCTAATTTTGTATACCATCCTTATGCTTTCAGTAACACccagttcttttgttttgttttgtttttgttttttgtttttcaaggcaggatcacaatctagcccaggctgacctggaaatcattatgtagtctcagggtggccacaaaatcacagcaatcctcctacctctgcctcccgagtgctgagattaaaggtgtgcactaccacgcccagcctaataACACCTAGTTCTTACCATATGTTCTTTTTAAGAAGAGTGAAGTGTCTGATTTATCCATGAGGGCATTAGCAGTTACAATAAATTTCTGCTGTCACAATCATTAAGCAATGACCATGTTTAGAGTTTGGGCCACATGATAGTCATTCATAATATCTCAGTACATGTGAgacgaatgaatgaataaatgaaaaaaaggtgAGTTATTATGGACGTTAATATCCAAAAGATCTTATTAGAGTGCTGAAAAGCTCAAGAACCACAAGAGAGGGACACATTACCCATCAGTAGGGACAGTATTGACCTAGCTTTGTGCCTTGGGCCTCTGGGATAGGAATAATGGATACTTTCAGAATTAAGGGTAGCTGAGGTTAAGAATAATGGTTGGACAAAGAAAACAACTATagttgagagaagagaaaggtgaTTATTAAGCTGTAAGTGGTGGTGTGTTTATTTTCCTAATGTATACTTAACATCTATTAGTACTTTCTACAAATGCACCCTCCATATATTCTCTTTTGAAGTTTATAGACTTGAAATCTATTCATTTGTTGctctttaaattaattttatataagtacaaatatttttaaatgtggagAAACAAAGTTACAATTACTAAACATCCACTACATGCAGACTCAGGAATGTTCGGGTGGGATATAATCTCACTCTGAAGAAACAActgatattaatatttttaatattttacctatcttctttttttgctcttaagaaatatattttgtggagctggggaagatggctcaatgattaaaatcacttgctttcaaagcctgccggcctgggtttgattccctagtacccacgtaaagccagatgcacaaaaaacagcatgggtctggagttcatttgcagaagccctggcacatctattttatacacatattttatactcaatctgtctctccttctctctttctctcctattctctttcaaataattattttttaatttgtatttatttattcgagagagaaagaaatagaggcagggcacactggggcctttagccactgcaaatgaactccagatacatgcatcactttatgtatctgacttatatgggtactggggaatcgaacctgggtcctttggctttgtaggcaactgctttaactgctaggccatcactCCTGCCCAAAtaactatcttttaaaaagaaatatactttGTGAATTCACTTTACTATATCATATAACTGTATAAGGTAATCAATAAATACAATTGTCAATGATTGTAAAATCAGAAGAGAGCCAATCTAATGTTCTGGTTACTTGCtttgaatgtatgtatatgtatgtatgtatgtatgtacgtacatacatatgtgaagctgaagatataaagaaagagaaataaaattataataagtaattcatattttaaagtatttggaACCCACTTTACAACActtcaatattttataatttaagtaTTTGATAAAATTCCAGTTTAGCAAACCAAACCAATGCAGAGTTTAAGAATAGTAACTAAGTCTCAGCTGGCTGTAATAGGCCCCAGTAAACTAATGAATTAGTTGATAATTAAGTTTTCTGcaattctcttttgttttttctataaATGCAGGTGGATCATGATTCTGGCTGGAGTTACCAGGACTTGCTCTGGGCATGGGCATGAGGAGAGTCTGATCAATGGATACTAAGTTACTATTAGATGGTAACAAGAAATTGCTGTGCTATTTTACAGTACACTCACTACAGAAAACAGGAAGGCATTGTATGCTTCAAAAAGCTAGAAAAAaggattttgaaatttttcatggTAAAATAGTGATAAATGAGCTGGATATGGCAGTGCATGtcttcaatgccagcacttgggaggcagagacaggagaatcaggagttcaagaacatcctccactacatagtgagttcaaagccagcctaagctacatgagaccctaaccaaaaataaagtaataataataataataataataataataaaataaagataaatgtttGATGATACATATATGTTTCATctgattaaaatattatataatgcATACATTTATTAAAATACCACATGGCAccccatttaaaaattattttatcttttttgggatggagagatggcttagcagttaagttgtttgcctgaaaagccaaaggacattggtatgactccccaggacccatgtaagctagatgctcaaggtggtgcatgcatttggaattcgtttacagtggctggaggccctggtgtgcccattctctctctttctctctctctctctctctctctctctctctctctctctctctctgtctctccctttctctcaaataaatcaataataaaatatcttaaaagttattttattttttatgtattatttaaaaaataaaattttgggctggagagatggcttagtggttaagcacttgcctgtgaagcctaaggaccctggttcgaggctcggttccccaggacccacgttagccagatgcacaaaagggcgcatgcatctggagttcgtttgcagtggctggaggccctggcgtgcccattctctctctttatctgcctctttctctctgtcgctctcaaataaataaataaaaataaaaataataaaaaagtaaataaaataaaagtttgagccaggcgtggtggtgcacgcctttaatcccagcactgggaggcagaggtaggaggatcgctgtgagtttgaggtcaccccaggttagcctgggctagagtgagaccctacctcaaaaacccaaaataaaataaaattttgtaaaaggcttaagaaacagaaacaaagtcTAGGAAATAAAGTTTCTAGTCCTCAACTTTGCCTTGCTTGTATAGATAAATTCAtgatttgtggctggagagatggcttagtggttaaggcactttcctgtgaagcctaagaactcatgttcaaagcTCCAGgtaccacttaagccagatgcacagtgacataaaccaagtcacacatgtgcacaagaaggcacctgcatctggatttcctttgcaacggctgaaggccttggcctgcccgttctctctttttctctctcaactgtattttttaaaagaataaattaatgatttgagaaaaataataaaatcctaATATTTGACACTGAAAGAAAAATCTGAAATCCTTTCTGGtagctgggagatggttcagggttaaaggcacttgcttgaaattcTTCCTGTGATCTGTTTTGCTCCCAATGAAGCCCAAAGTACTTGAGAATCCATCCAATACCTATAACAACataagggttttgttttttttccctttatcatCATGACTTGATAGATATTAAGCACAGTTCCCCAGAAACTATGATTACACAAAGATCCTGTCTCACAGTTTCACAGCGTTAATCTGAATTTTAAGTTTTGCACATTGAGTTTAAATATCTctatttgtgcgtgtgtgtgcgtgttcgcTATGCCAAGGTCTCACTGACAGATGATGCatttgggtgctgggaaattgaacccgaaCCCGCTAAATATTTAACTGAGAGCATATATTTTCAGATGTAAAGACAATGAGAggggaaacaaaagaaatttcaTTGAACACGGTTGGACCAAACCCTAGGGCAGCTGATTTTCAGGCTTTCTGAGAACTGCTGTCACTCTGTCTTCATACAAGGCACGTTTTTAAGCAGCCAACGGTTTCTACAGACAGCAATTCTCAcgactgaggctggagagaggggagTAAGCCTCTGCAAGCTTGCTTTGTTTACTTATAGCAAGAATCGGGTGGAGGAGTCAGATTCCCTCCCCGTTGGCAGCTCGGTGTCGAGCTACAGTCTGGATACAGGCTGGGAACTGAGGGCTGTGATTGGTTGGAAAGGCATGAGTAGCCTCACCGGATTGGCTCCGTACTCCCCCTGTTACTTCACAGGATTCTGAAGGCCCGTCCACCAATTACAAGGCTCCTTACTGGAAAAAAATCCTACTGGCCAGAGAACGCCAGGAACCCATAGCAACAGCCTGCGGCTTTTGAAACCACAGGGCGAGTAATCAGCTCTTACTAAGAGTCAGTGCTTATGCCTCAGGAAGAACTGTCTCTAGGGATGGATACCCCGCCCCCTGAAGAGCCCTTAGAAAAGCAATATCGAAAACTCAAAACCCAGGAAGAAGACATGGGGTTTAAGGAAATGGACGGTCTGAGGGAAGCCTTGGCAAACCTCCGGGGACTCTCCGAGGAGGAGAAAGGCGAGAAGGCGATGCTCTGCTCCAGGATTCAGGAGCAGTCCAAGCTGATCTGCATCCTGAAGCGGAGATCCGACGAGGCCCTGGAGCGCTGCCAGATCCTGGAGCTGCTGAACACCGAACTGGAGGAGAAGAGGTCGCAGGACGCCGAGAAGATGAAGGCCCAGACCGAGCTCGTCCAGAAGCTGGAAGATCGCTTTATGACCCTGGCAGCCAACCACGAGTTGATGATCCGCTTCAAGGACGAACACAAGAGCGAGAACGTCAAGCTGAGGGAGGAGAACCAGAAGCTGACGCTGGAGAACAGGAACCTCTTCAGCCAGGCTCTGAAGGACCAGGAGAATAAGGTCGTGCAGCTCACCGCGCAGAACAGGGCCCTCGCCGAGGAGCTGCAGGCGGTGAAACAGCAGTGTGCCCAGGATGCCAGCCAGGCCCAGGCCCGGGAGAAGAAGCTGCTGGAGATGCAGAACCAGCAGGCCAGCGCCCATGCCCAGGAGACAGAGCAGCTACGTGGCCAGCTGCAGAGCCTCAAACAGCAGCACCAGCAGGACATGGAGCAGATGGCCAAGGCCCAAGAGGCACATAGCAGCCAGAGCCAGGAGCTGCAGGCCAGGCTGCAGACCATCACTCACGAGAAAGAGGAGCTGCTGCAGCTCTCCATGGAGAGGGGCAAGGTGCTTCAGAGCAAGCAAGCGGAGATCCACCAGCTGGAGGAAAAGCTGGAGACAGCCACTGTGGCCAGGAAGCAGGCGCTGGAGCGCTTCGAGCAAGAAGCCATGGCGGTGGACAGCAACTTGAGAGTCCAGGAGCTGCAGCGCCGGGTGGACTGTATCCAAAAGGCCTACAATGAACTCCAGCTACAATCGGAAGCCTTCAGAAAGCACAGCTTGGATCTCTTGAGCAAGGAGAGAGAACTCAATGCCAAACTCCGCCATCTCTTTCCCTAAGGAAAAGTCTGCTTTGGTCTCCATTTCCTAACTCAGTGTTTGTGCCCAGCATTATGGCCAGAGCAAAGATATTATCCCAATTATTATACTTTTATGTACATAAGGCAACTCAAAGAAAAGCCACTTTACTATGGCGCTGATTTTGTGGCTGTTGTAAAGCTTAATTTTAAGTTCGGCAACCTAGAATACATACAGATTTACCAGAGTTCTTGCTGTTCCTTTGagattttcttaactttttttttatttttgccagtaTCTTCCCTTTATAACTTACTCATTCCCAACCTCAGATGCCTTCAAATGCTTTAATTTAGCAGTTTCTATGAGTTAAAGGTATCTGAAATGAATGTGCTATTGTCACAAAAGTGGCAAAGCTCACCTTTGTAGCTGGTTAGGCTTATAAAGCCTCACTGGTACTCAGGGCTATGAGCAAACATATCAGCATAGTAACATGAACATTTTGcagaaaaaaagtttgtttttattttctttcaattacCTTAGTAAACAAAAATTTTGATAATTTATTTAGCCAAAAAGGTAGCTTCATTGCAGTCATTTCACTGAGCCACAAACTTCAAATTAACTAAGCCAACCAATGGTAATTTTTCTTGCAAGTTTAGCTTATATTCCactttattgttttcttaataaAGACAGGACTTACATATACTGTAATGAAAATATCAGTATTTCACTTACTATTTTACAGTTTGTCAATAGACAAAAGGCCTCAATGTAGGGTAATAAGTCATagaagtctgggtttgatttacaGAGTAACTCAGTGATGGCTTTCTATCAGCAAATTTTCTTGTAATTAACTTTTGCTTTCTTAAAAAATCTGaactgaatatctatatgtatgcatataacaTTTTTGTAGGAATACTTCAGTTTTGTAGGAATAgacaaaaaatatatagttaCATGGAGGTTTATataaagttctcaaaaaataaagatttttttttccaaagcagggtctcactctagcccaggctgatgtggaattcactatgtagtctcatggtggcctcaaactcatggcaatcctcctacctctgcctcctgagtgttgggattaaaagtgtgtgccaccacacccaactcaaaaaagaaagatcttaaagataattattaaaatatactttatatttccttatttcccTGTAGTCATTGATATGTACATTATTATGAACATCTCTAAAACATAATTAGCAATTTTCTTACCCATTTGGTGCCAAGAGTACCAGGAGTTTGATAGGCAATGTAATTtagtaaaaatacattatttgtgACCTTTTTAATACACCACTTCTTATCAGGTGTTACTTTACCTAAGGCAATtttttaaacctatttttttaCACATGTAAGATGATTAGGCTATTAGGTACATTTTTTTCCTCATCAAAATAGAAGCCACATTGCTGGTTTCAAAAGACATTTCCTTCCTTGTACAGTTTAGAAAGAATCAGAATATAGGGCTAATTTAATCATGGTGATGCTTCATTGAATTCATACTGTTTATCATTCAAAGCAATTTATATGAACTGTTTTATTTAATCCTAtggatattcaagattttttttttggtgtgcatgtatttgtgtgtgaatgttcatgtgtgtgactgtGAATATGCACGTGCTATGACATGGATGAGGAAGTCAGGACAGCTTTCCAGGGtctgtcttcaccttccaccttgcttgaagcAAGCTCTCTTGTTTACCACTGTGCTTGTCTGTAAGCTTCCTGGAAATTCGTCCATCTCTGCTTCCTACTTTGTTGTCAGATGCTGGTATTACAGAAGCcctccatggcttccagcttttgcATGGGGTGTGGGGATATCAATTCAGGTACTAaagcttgcacagcaagagctttaaccactgagaaacctccccagccctcagaaagTAATTGGTTTCATTCTTATTTCAAAGAAGAGGAGGCTGGATTTCAGTAATTTGATTAATTCCAAAGAAGAAGAAACTGGATTTCAGTAATTAAGGCCATTTGGTCAATGGGGGTAGCTGGAATATCCATCCAAAATTATTACAAAGTTTCAAAGGTAATTATTGACTACTAAGTGCCAGACACTATGATAGACATCAAGAACAAGGATTAAGAAAGGAGCattttgggctgggtgtggtggcacacgcctttaatcccagctctcgggaggcagagataggaggatcgcctagagttcgaggccagcctgagacgacactgtgaattccaggtcagcctgagctagagtgagaccctacctcaaaaaaaaaaaaaaaaaaaaaaaggatcatttttattttatttttgcatagaAGAGCCTCCAAGTCTGGTCTAGGGCCAAAAATTTCCAAACCATAGCATACATCATGATATATTTTCACAGGAGGGTGATATAAGGGTACAGAGGAGGAGCTGTCAGCATCTGACCACCCCTTGCTGAGGTTAGAATGGTGGAGAGGGTTGTCAGGGATGGCTAACATGTTAGTCCCTAGTGTATTGGTGGAATTTCATCAAGCAGAGTACAAAGGAGATGGGTTTGAAATAGCATTGAGTAGAAGGCATTTTAACAAATGACCAGAATTCTTGGAGGAAATTATAAGTAATTGGAAGTGCAAAGACTCATAGTTACAGATAAAACTGGAGTAGGTAGAAGCTGGAATACAGGAAGTACTATTATTGAAATCCAGGTGGAATTTTTACATTGGGAGTGGGCTTTGGGAGGGAAGAGAAGCAACTTGTCTAGAGAGCAACCCAGAAACAAAGCCTGTAGCATAGACTAAGAAAGACAAACAAGGATGTGTGTCTATCACATGACAAGTGTATTTCCTTTCACCTTCAGACACCTCCACCCTTGTGTGGATGAAAAAAAGTAAGACTGAAAGGGTGACTTGTCTAAAGTCAGGAAGCTTTGAAGAAGCAGAAGTGAGATTTGAACTGAAGGCAGAGTGTCATGGGTATTCCACACACAGGCCCCCACACTTGCTCAAATAATTTATTGTTACTATCATGGCATTCTTGTTTTAACAAGAAGCTCCGTACTTTCATTTCTGTGCAGGACAGTAGCTAAGTCAGCTCTCTGGCTTTAAACCTATGCTTCCTCCAAGTAAACTGCCTTCTAAACAGCCTCCCTAAGCTTTTTCATCCTCTGTGCTTCATGTCACTTCGTAGCCTGTTCTTTCTGCAGTTGTCTTGTGTTTAATCTGTGGCCCAGAAGCACATTAAAGGATGAACACGCAGGTTAGCTGTGGTGATGTTCTACTGTATAATGTGATGCTTatcacaggggggaaaaaaaaaactaacaacatAGAAATTGTCTCCCCACAAACCATTGCCTTTGAGGGGAAATTAAAAACAACCTCCTTTCTAGAGCAGACCTAAATTTTATGGAATATGTATTGTACTGTGTAGCCAAGTGTGATCTCTTGTAAGACCACTAAAGTATTAGGCCTGCATGTGCCCTGGAGGAACTAATCTGGTTCCTAAGATTTATGCATGCTTGAAATGATGAGCGCTAAAGGATAGGTAAACTGATATGTTTTCAGAACACTCTCTCTGCTTCAGTGTGTAGGAATGAATTTAAATTGATCTGTTTGTAATGAAATAGGAACAGAAACCCATGTCTCCATAGCTCTATACTATTGAAATTTAACAATGACTTAAAGACTTTGTTGGAAGAGTGCTACTATTCTACCCTTTTCACTTACATACCTGTAAAACAGCTGTGGCAAAGAAGGTCTGTGTTCCACAGTATGGGACTGAGCAGACCTTTGAGATCCCAACTCTTAGGCCATAGGAAAATGGATTCCACAAAACCTATGCTATCCAATCAGATGACTTGTCTTTTCATTGTTCATTGTCAAAACTGGGTCACCTTGGGCAAGCATCTTCATGAAGAATGTTGTCATGTAACTTAAACGAAGCAAAGTCCACCACTGTGATGGAATTAGACCAGTCTAGGCTATGTAATGGAAAGGGTTACCTGAGAAAGGCAGATGGCAGCCAGCAGTAATAAAGGGATGAATCATAAGTGTTGAAAAAAATTTTCAGAATTTGGGGCATTGAAAAAGAATAAGCTTTTTCAATGACTGTCTATATCCCTAAATTTAAACTTACTTTATAatgctaaaatattttcattaagcaTAATGGTTTGGGACTGTGCAGGTGAGCCTCTGCTAGATGGATCTCCCTACTGTTCTATCTAAAACCTGCTGTTTATTTCACTTGGAATAAAAGATAACTCAAGAAAAAGATTTCCCCTTGGAAATCTGCCTTGTCATTCACTCCACTTCACTATAATGCCTTTCACTcttttccactctccaggtccctagAGGATCTCCCGACTTTGCGAGTTGCCAGATGATTCACATTTAATGCTTTGGTCCTCTCTGTTTTTGTACTAGTCTACTTGTTTTCCTGTTTAATGcttgctatagtttggatcttcAATGTCTCCCTCAGGATCATGTGCTGAAACTTGGTTTTCAGGATGGCACTACTGTGAGGTGGTGGAGACTTTAAGATATGGGGCCTAGTGGAAGATCTTTAGATCATTGGAGGTGTTCCACTGAAGGGGATAGTGAAACCCTGATtccttcccctttttctttttaaaaaaatatttattaattaattcattcacgagagagaaagagccagggagagagacaaaaaatatgggcattccagggcctctacccactgtaaacaaactccagacacatgtgccaccttgtgcatctagcttacatggatactggggaattgaacctgggtccttaggcttcacaggcaagtaccttaactattcagccatctctcctgcccttccctgtgtttctttctcttttgcttcctgaCCACGAGTTGAGTGGTTTTGCTCTGCTGTATGCTCTGTGATGTGCTGCTGCTTTTCCACAAAGCAATAGCACTAATTAATCATAGCCTAACACTTCAATGCCATGAGTCAAAGTAAACCTTTCTCTTTAGTAGTTATCTCAGATATATGTCATAGTGATGGGAAGCTGGCTAACACAAGATTTGTTAATCATTATATCATTGTAACAGCCAATGTTGGAAATAGTTTATATGCCAGTAAAGAAGAATAGTTTAACCAAACTCTGGGCCTTTCACACTACATAATGCaaatatggaaacacaaaataaaaaatgatcttTGTTTattgatataaaaatatatattttttgaggcaggatttcactctagcctaggctaacgtggaactcatggaaattctccaacagccttccaagtgctgggattataggcatgagccaccactctcagtttaatatagaaatatattcagaatatatgtgtatgtaaaaatatataaaatatatatcatttgcATAGTGGAGAGAAGAGGTAAGGGatctaaaaatgcaaaaatatttacttccaaatacataagtaaatattggaaaatgctaatgaaaGTGGTTATagtaaaatttaatataaaataacgGACTCTTCTGAATATGTGCTTAACTTCTGATAAGCTCTATTTCTATGTCTAATTCAAACACCTGCAGAGCTTTCTCCAGCTAAGCAGGCAGACATGTTTTAGAGAAAGCCAAATATGGCCTGACAGATCTGGGTCAAGTCACTCAGCCGGAAGTTGATGCTTTCACAAATAGTCAACAGCATATGGCAAGTTAGTACTCTTATTCTAAGACTAAGGTCCTGAACTGCCTCCCAATAATTAGCATTTCTTCCTAAATTTAAAGATTTGGATATTTAAACTTATGCACTAATTTTCACATGTCTGTTAAAGCcttagattttatatttattgtctTTAATTGATGCATATTCATCATACATAGTACTGGATTACATAAgggtatttttgaatttttatctttatttatttatttgagaaagagaaaaaaatgtgcatggcagagcctctaaccactgcaaacaaactctgggtgcatgcaccatcttatacacctggttttatgtgggtactagggaattgaatctgggttctttggctttgctgacaaatgcctgctaacccatctctccagcccctatataagGAGATGTTCACTCGAGTATAAAATATATGTTGAGACTTTCCTCCTTGCCTGTTCTCAGTTTCACTTCTAATTTCATGCTGTATATACCTACATAATTTCATATCTGTATAAAGTCCAGGAAGCCAtagatgagagaaaatatgtaacATTTACCTTTCTGGGACTTGATTTGCTCaatatgattatctccagttACAGCTATTTTCTTACAAAGGACATAGCTTCTTACTTATGGCTTAAAAAAACCCATTGCATATGTTCTGCATTTTCTTTAGCCATTTTTCTAGTGATAGACAtgttagctattgtgaatagtaatACAATAAACACTGGTGTGCAATCATCT containing:
- the Ccdc89 gene encoding coiled-coil domain-containing protein 89 gives rise to the protein MPQEELSLGMDTPPPEEPLEKQYRKLKTQEEDMGFKEMDGLREALANLRGLSEEEKGEKAMLCSRIQEQSKLICILKRRSDEALERCQILELLNTELEEKRSQDAEKMKAQTELVQKLEDRFMTLAANHELMIRFKDEHKSENVKLREENQKLTLENRNLFSQALKDQENKVVQLTAQNRALAEELQAVKQQCAQDASQAQAREKKLLEMQNQQASAHAQETEQLRGQLQSLKQQHQQDMEQMAKAQEAHSSQSQELQARLQTITHEKEELLQLSMERGKVLQSKQAEIHQLEEKLETATVARKQALERFEQEAMAVDSNLRVQELQRRVDCIQKAYNELQLQSEAFRKHSLDLLSKERELNAKLRHLFP